In Paenibacillus sonchi, a single genomic region encodes these proteins:
- the tsaD gene encoding tRNA (adenosine(37)-N6)-threonylcarbamoyltransferase complex transferase subunit TsaD, with protein sequence MKTETGEVQPVLILAIETSCDETSVAVVKDGCEVLSNMISSQIETHRAFGGVVPEVASRKHVEVITLVIEQALEAAGVQPEQLTAVAVTQGPGLVGALLVGVVAAKSLSLAWGKPLIGTHHIAGHIYANRLVKELQYPNMTLVVSGGHTELVSMEREGKFRIIGRTRDDAVGEAYDKVARALGFPYPGGPHVDRLAREAEEAVPLPRVWLEPDSYDFSFSGLKSAVLNVVNQSKMKGLAPDVAGIARGFQESVVEVLVEKAVRAVKATQAKQLLLSGGVAANKGLREALTARCEAEGIELIIPPPVFCTDNAAMIGAAAYVKWRHDGSTPLDMVADPGFSLENWSVETY encoded by the coding sequence GCGATGAAACTTCCGTAGCGGTGGTGAAGGACGGCTGTGAGGTGCTTTCGAACATGATCTCCAGCCAGATCGAAACCCATCGCGCGTTCGGTGGTGTTGTGCCTGAAGTGGCATCCCGCAAGCATGTAGAAGTGATTACACTGGTGATAGAGCAAGCGCTTGAAGCGGCAGGCGTTCAGCCTGAACAGCTGACGGCAGTTGCGGTTACGCAGGGGCCCGGGCTCGTCGGAGCGCTGCTGGTCGGTGTTGTAGCTGCCAAAAGCCTGTCGCTTGCCTGGGGCAAGCCCCTGATTGGCACGCATCATATTGCCGGTCATATTTATGCCAACCGGCTGGTTAAGGAGCTGCAGTATCCCAACATGACGCTGGTTGTATCCGGCGGGCATACAGAGCTGGTCAGCATGGAACGGGAGGGCAAGTTCCGGATTATCGGCCGAACCCGCGATGACGCTGTGGGCGAAGCCTATGACAAGGTTGCGCGGGCGCTCGGGTTCCCTTATCCGGGCGGCCCCCATGTGGACCGGCTGGCCCGCGAGGCCGAGGAAGCGGTGCCGCTTCCCCGCGTCTGGCTGGAGCCGGATTCTTATGATTTCAGCTTCAGCGGCCTGAAGTCGGCCGTGCTCAATGTGGTCAACCAGAGCAAGATGAAGGGCCTTGCGCCGGATGTGGCCGGAATAGCCCGCGGCTTCCAGGAGTCGGTTGTCGAGGTGCTGGTGGAGAAGGCGGTCCGTGCTGTAAAAGCCACCCAAGCCAAGCAGCTTCTGCTCAGCGGAGGCGTAGCGGCCAACAAGGGCCTGCGCGAGGCGCTGACCGCCCGCTGCGAGGCGGAGGGCATTGAGCTGATCATTCCGCCTCCGGTATTCTGCACCGACAATGCGGCCATGATCGGTGCGGCCGCTTACGTGAAATGGCGCCATGACGGCAGCACACCGCTGGATATGGTCGCTGATCCGGGGTTCTCGCTGGAAAATTGGTCAGTGGAAACCTATTGA